One Penicillium oxalicum strain HP7-1 chromosome III, whole genome shotgun sequence genomic region harbors:
- a CDS encoding Imidazoleglycerol-phosphate dehydratase → MPLQARTATVSRSTNETKIQVSLSLDGGVLPPFEPISHFPPSNDPAEAEAEKKGVVPIKGAEHATQFTPTQQITISTGIGFLDHMLHALAKHGGWSLAVRAKGDLYIDDHHTTEDTFLALGTAFTKALGARQSLARFGRGDAPLDEALSWAVIDLSSRPYAVIDLGFKREKIGALSTEMLTHGLQSFAQAADVTLHMGCTYGDNDHHRAESAIKALAVAIRAATARRVEGEVGAGDVVSTKGVL, encoded by the exons ATGCCTCTCCAAGCTCGCACAGCGACCGTCTCACGGTCCACAAATGAGACCAAGATCCAGGTTTCCCTCTCCCTGGACGGCGGTGTTCTTCCGCCCTTCGAACCCATCTCACATTTCCCGCCATCGAATGACcccgccgaggccgaggccgagaagaagggcgtTGTCCCTATCAAGGGTGCTGAACACGCCACTCAATTTACTCCCACTCAGCAAATTACTATCAGCACAGGCATTGGTTTCCTGGATCATATGCTTCACGCGCTTGCCAAGCATGGCGGCTGGAGTTTGGCCGTGCGGGCAAAGGGCGATTTGTACA TTGACGACCACCACACCACGGAGGATACTTTCCTCGCCCTTGGCACGGCCTTTACCAAAGCCCTCGGCGCTCGTCAATCTCTCGCGCGTTTCGGCCGTGGTGATGCACCCCTCGATGAGGCCCTCTCCTGGGCCGTCATCGACCTGTCCAGTCGTCCCTACGCCGTGATCGACCTGGGCTTCAAGCGTGAGAAGATTGGCGCCCTGAGCACCGAGATGCTCACTCACGGTCTGCAGAGCTTCGCCCAGGCTGCCGATGTTACACTGCACATGGGCTGCACCTACGGTGACAATGACCACCACCGGGCAGAAAGTGCCATCAAGGCCTTGGCCGTTGCTATTCGAGCTGCGACTGCGCGTCGTGTCGAGGGCGAGGTGGGTGCTGGCGATGTTGTCAGCACAAAGGGTGTGCTGTAA
- a CDS encoding Mannosyl phosphorylinositol ceramide synthase SUR1 gives MRRGLLIFIVVNLLILTLLIRSVSTLLSLLVEDAAADAIHRAELPSPNSSLIETRPQIIPKIIHQTYKNETIPEVWREAQQSCIDLHPDYEYILWTNEKSREFIAAEYPWFLDTFDGYKYPIQRADTIRYFVLAHYGGTYIDLDDGCNRRLDPLLAYPAWVRRTVPTGISNDAMGSVPQHPFFLRVIELLQKYDRKWVLPYITVMYSTGPLFLSVIWKEYMQDKPGESGRVRILMQDEYNKFSWSFFTHHTGNSWHGKDAHLIFWMGQHWMFLTFCGFVLAGVVGICLWWTYGRIMLLGSKYRYRYSKVPSIISPRLSSSPTRRARRIMPTLLRHVSFKEDEEQGGVTETSYELGRRDD, from the exons ATGCGGCGCGGTCTTTTAATCTTCATTGTGGTGAACTTGCTCATCCTCACTCTCCTTATCCGCAGCGTATCAACGTTGCTGTCATTGCTGGTGGAGGATGCGGCTGCGGATGCCATTCACCGCGCGGAGCTGCCCTCACCCAACTCCAGTCTGATCGAAACGCGGCCTCAGATCATCCCCAAGATCATTCATCAGACCTACAAGAATGAGACCATTCCCGAGGTTTGGAGGGAGGCTCAGCAGAGCTGCATTGATCTGCACCCAGACTATGAGTATATT CTGTGGACAAATGAGAAATCGCGCGAGTTTATTGCTGCCGAATACCCGTGGTTCCTGGACACCTTTGACGGGTACAAGTACCCCATCCAGCGCGCAGACACGATTCGATACTTTGTTCTGGCCCATTACGGTGGCACCTACATTGATCTGGACGAC GGTTGCAACCGCCGTCTTGACCCGCTTCTTGCCTACCCTGCCTGGGTCCGTCGCACTGTTCCCACCGGTATCTCCAACGACGCCATGGGGTCCGTCCCGCAAcatccattcttcttgcgcgtGATTGAGCTTCTGCAGAAATATGACCGCAAGTGGGTGTTGCCATACATCACGGTCATGTACTCAACAGGTCCACTGTTTCTCTCGGTGATTTGGAAAGAATACATGCAGGATAAGCCCGGTGAATCTGGTCGGGTGCGCATTCTGATGCAAGACGAATATAATAAGTTCTCATGGAGCTTCTTCACCCATCACACTGGCAACAGTTGGCATGGCAAGGATGCGCATTTGATCTTCTGG ATGGGTCAACATTGGATGTTCCTCACATTCTGCGGGTTTGTACTCGCCGGTGTCGTGGGCATCTGTCTGTGGTGGACATATGGTCGAATCATGCTTCTGGGCTCCAAGTATCGCTACCGATATAGCAAGGTGCCGTCGATCATCAGCCCTCGACTTTCGTCCTCCCCCACTCGGCGTGCTCGTCGCATCATGCCTACCTTGCTTCGCCACGTCAGCTtcaaggaggatgaggagcaaGGTGGGGTTACTGAGACATCTTACGAACTTGGTCGTCGCGATGATTAG